A genomic region of Catalinimonas niigatensis contains the following coding sequences:
- a CDS encoding single-stranded DNA-binding protein, producing MNAMKNRVQLIGRLGQDPEVRTLNSGKMVAQFSLATSETYKNSAGERVQDTQWHQVIAWGKLAEISQSLLIKGQEVVIEGKITYRNYEDKNGIKRYVTEIVATDIMLVGKRLKEKDSEVAEQEVAYDELPF from the coding sequence ATGAATGCAATGAAAAATCGCGTACAGTTGATCGGAAGATTAGGTCAGGACCCTGAAGTTAGAACCTTGAACAGTGGCAAGATGGTCGCGCAGTTTTCTTTGGCTACCTCAGAAACGTATAAAAACAGTGCTGGCGAACGTGTACAGGATACACAGTGGCATCAGGTAATCGCCTGGGGCAAACTGGCGGAAATCAGCCAGAGCTTGCTGATCAAAGGTCAGGAAGTGGTGATAGAAGGTAAGATCACTTACCGCAATTACGAAGATAAAAATGGTATCAAAAGATATGTGACTGAAATCGTAGCAACAGATATCATGCTCGTAGGCAAGAGGCTGAAAGAAAAAGACTCTGAAGTAGCCGAGCAGGAAGTGGCTTATGACGAACTGCCATTTTAA